The Rosa rugosa chromosome 1, drRosRugo1.1, whole genome shotgun sequence genomic sequence TAGCCCATGTCACTCGTTTTTCTGGGCAACTACCCGGTCCGAAACACCTGTATTCGTTAAAGGAAGCGCTTCCTTCATTCTCTGTTTTATCCCAATTATTCCAGCCTACATGTTTGATGCATGCATCCATATATGTAAATGCAAAGACCACTCTTCCACAAGGTCCCCATGGTCGTCCCAGAAATGCGTATGGAGTACCTCCATTTCCAGTGATTACACATCTTAGGAACACATATCCTGTTGCCTCCTCGCATGAATTTCTTTTGTGCGCGGTTATGAAACCTTCCGACTTGCAGTGGATATGACAATGCTCCAAAAGAGCTGTGCTATTGCCGAAAATGAAGTCTACACTTCCTTCAATATAACAATCTTTCAAATACTGCTTTCCATGATGTAAGTATAGGGTATCCTGCCATCCAAGGAATCTGCAGTTATAGAAGGCACACCTATCCGCTGTTACTCTCATTGCCACAGCTTGGCCTGAACCCTCAGGAGAAGAGTTCTCAAAAGTGATATTCTCAGCAATGAAGTCCTCTCCTTCCACTATTGTACTCCCACATGCAAAAGTCCCAGTCCCAATCACCTCAGAATTCTGGTGGTGCTCGATTTTGGTAGCGGTGTTGTTCCACGTCAGCACAGTCTCCTCCGGAAGCAAACCCGTCAGTGTGATGAGGTTCTTGGTCTTGGGGACATACACCGGCTGCTGGTAGATGCCGGGAGATATACGAATCACAATGCGACACGTGTTTTTGAGAGGCACGGCGTCGATGGCCTCCTGTACGGTGCGGTAGTCACCGGAGCCGTCCTGTGACACCGTTTTCACACAGTCGGACATTTCAAGGCGTTTGCCTAGAATTATTTTGTTGAGAATTAGACTGGatcaaataaaaagaaaaaaaatgcatgcGGTGATTTGAAATCGATAATATTACCAAAAATCCTGCCACATAAACCAATATCTCTCTTTCTGAAGTTTCATACAAAATCCCTAAGCACGCTTCTTTACTGTTTTATAACCTAACAACACAGATAGTGAACAGGAACACtgaaacaaaaatatatacCAGCAGGAAATGGAGTCTCGTTGTGGATCTGATCTTCTTATGGGAAACCCGATGAGGATCGTGGTACGAACCCTACTCATAGCGAAGAGTTGTGGATTAATAGGGTTCAGTTGAGGGGTGAGAAATTTGATAAATAACCTATTTTAAGCCTTCAAATTGACTTTTATCCATGTTTCTCTAATCAGTTATAAAATAACCACATGAATAGATCAAAGCTCTTAACTACCCCCTATTATAATTCTAGTTTGAGAAATTTTAGAAAATGACATACGTTAGGTATTTAAACTGACTTTTGATcatggccttttttttttttttttgaataaacggCTGGTGCGGTTGtttcaagccttgattaatgaaactatcaAATATGGGGGGAGGTGacatagagcctaaacccctgattacaataagcatctagagactGTCTTGAAATGTTATCTAGAGACCCTATCAAATAAATGTATACAACTAGACACCAATCAGCAAAGAGTGCTATAATAGCTAATATATTTGAtttgacataacagaaagataaTTCGATACAAACGAATCTAAGAAAGACTGTTGGCGGCAGGTGTTGACATTTATTTGGCTCCCTTCAAAAGGGCAGGGTTAAGCTCGGCAGAGGGTTAATAGGGGCATAATTACTGAAAGCAcggctttcctactatgttgccgccagaAGATAAATCCGATGACATGTAACTttaccctgccactaggaggttgcgaccatttaacCTTGTTATTTTAAATAGATGAAAATGACCATATAAAGAGATCAGAGGTCTTAATCGTACCTATTAAAattagggttaattacatataagtgcatatttgaatgtttttttagccataaggccaccaactagttttttccctcataaggccactagattaaaaaatgtgttatattttggatattaaaaactaacatatttacataaatgccactagagtacaaaatcaacaatcattctctctctcctctccggcgaggtctccggtcaactccggcgggtctccggccaacttccgacgaccacaaaagctactgtcactaacaccaaaagctactatggtgagatttccggcaacctccggcgaggtcataaaagctactgtcaccagcaacaaaagctactgtcattagtaacaaaagctaccctggtgagatttccggcgaggTGACAAAAACTACTAttaccagcaacaaaagctactgtcgctAGCAAGAAAAGGTACTATGGTGAGATTTCCGACAACCTCCGGcaaggtcacaaaagctactgtctccagcaacaaaagctattgtcaccAGTTACAAAAGATACTGTCACCACCAacgcaacaaaagctacttttaCCAGCAACAAAAGATACTGTCACCAGTAATGcaataaaagctactgtcaccaacaacaaaaactacaCTCACCAACATAAAAGCTACTTTCACCAATAACAAAAACTAttatcaccaacaacaaaagctactctcactgaaacggtaaaaaaaaaaaaaaaaagctctcaccaacaccagaaTGCTACTCTCACCAATACTAAAAGCTACTCTAACCATCACCAAatactactctcaccaacatgAAAAGCTACTACCAAGCAAAACAAAAGTTGTTCCTATAAATTGATAAAGCTATTACCACAAACTAataaagctactctcaccaactgAGAAAGCTATTATGAAACATTAAAACAACTATAAATTTACAATATCAAGCCTTTAATATGCTCAAACTTGTATGTATTGCACGTCATAATCCATCAACATTTTGTTGTATCCATGAGCATCATTCACTAGAGTAAATCGTAAAATCCATAGGaattaccaaaatcaaatcaaggCTATCAAATTGAATGACAAATTTCAACAGATGAGTTTCTACCTTTTCCAAAAACAGTAACAATACATAATTCAAGCCTCAAATCTGTACAAAAATCAAAAACTCAGCAAAAGTTCACGGTGTACGTTAAGCAAAACTAgaaacaaaatcactaaaatgcTTCAGGATATGGCTGGACCTGCGATCGTAGATGTTGAAGCGAGCATTACTGTAATCGGAGAAGTAAGTCCGGAGGTTTGTTTTCTCAGCGAACTCCCCAAACCGGATTAAGCTGTTCTCCACCGACTCTGACAATCCAACCGGCGCAGAGCTCCACCGACACGCCTCCGAATTCATGTTTCCAGATCCTATTGCCGATGTGGTCCGAAGCTTTGAGAATCACCACGTTCTCTACGCCGTTCTCGATCAAAAGCTTCGCCGCCGATAGGCTTTgattaaacaaaaacaaaattaatcaaCGAGAAATTAAAGAATAATGAAATTGAACTCGATCAAACGACTTAACGGCGCCGATTGACATGATTGAAGAGAGGTTTCGACTCTCACCGGAGACTCCAGCACCGATTATGATGACCGAGGAGCGACGAGGACAGTccatgagagagagagcaatCTGAAGGAGAAGCATCATCGATCGATGTGCCGACGGATCTCCCGAGCTCAAATTGCGGCACCGCTTGTGGAGAACCAGATGCTTCGGGCCAGGCTCGAAATCTGCTCGCCGTTCGACGATCGGTACTTCACCGGCGAGATCGTGAGGTCTGCAACGTTGTCGTGTCAATTTGTGaaggggagggagagagagagagagagatgagaatgCGATGATTGCGATCTGTTTTGCTCTatcgaagaagagagagaaagggggtTGAGGGCAAAATAGGAACAACACAAAAAGAAGCTGATGTTTTGGGCTCtaaagtggccttatgtgtacaaaaaaGTTTAAGTGGCCTGATGACTAATTAAAGTCTTAAAAtgacacttatatgtaatttgttattaaaaTTATGTGTAATCCATATAAAGAGATCAAAAGTCTTAAGAATAGGGTTTTGGTTTATGGATTACACATAATTAACATGGGCGGTTTAGACTTTTGCTCTATATGTATGATAATTATTcaactatttaaaaaaaaaaccgcaccagccctttattcaaattGACTTTAAATAGTTGGTAAATGACCTATTCTCGATGGTTAAGGGTTTTTAGTTCTTCATTCGATCAACTTGTTCATACGAGTACTGTTTAATGCCACAAGCGCGCGTGTGATGAAGAAAACCGAAACAAGTTCAGTGGCCTGCCGCAGGCCGCAGGAAGTTACTTGCAACCTTTCGTATAGAAGTCATTGCTAAAGCCAGCACCTTGCTGAAAGACTTGGAAGCAGTAAGGTTGGTCACAAGGATAAAGTTTTAAGTACTAATTCCTTCATCTCATAGATCGACTCGATCTCCCCATTCTTTTATGCCTGAAGGGCAATTCGTAGGCCGGTGCTTACCATGATCACTATAAAGGGGGACAAGATGACGGTTCAAATCGGTGCGACAATTTTCAACCCCACATATCTTAAATATCCCTTTAACAGAACATCACCCGGTTGTTCAGATTTTTAGGAGTATCAGAGACAAGTGTGTTGTGAGGGAGGGCTCCAGGGCTGTCGTAACCcttttggccaaaagaacccagtAGTTCAGATTCAGGATCAGTTTAGCCAAGTCTTCTTATCTtctaaattgtcaacaacaccTGGTTTCCATCATAGAGCCAGTTGTAGATTAATGCAAAGATATTTATGAACTGATACCCATGAAGCCAAATTGAGTTAGCAAGCTGAATTCATCCAAGATTAAAATTTTGGTACAACGTACAATATTACCCCTTAGGTATATGTGAGTATCAAAAAACTCATTTTTTTTTAGCGTGTTTAAGAAATAAGATTAGGATTTGAGTAAACTCGATCCACTTTTAGACTCAAAGATTTGTTTGAGAAATGGATTGTAGCATGATTACAACTACTATACATGAAAAGCAAGGAGATCCATTTGGGGAAAGCCATTGATTCAAAGACTTCTGTAACTTCCAAATTCAATCAAGATTCCAAAAACTTGAATCAAAGACTTGTCGTTTCTTGGAGATGATATCTAATTGGATT encodes the following:
- the LOC133712754 gene encoding pectinesterase 31-like — protein: MSDCVKTVSQDGSGDYRTVQEAIDAVPLKNTCRIVIRISPGIYQQPVYVPKTKNLITLTGLLPEETVLTWNNTATKIEHHQNSEVIGTGTFACGSTIVEGEDFIAENITFENSSPEGSGQAVAMRVTADRCAFYNCRFLGWQDTLYLHHGKQYLKDCYIEGSVDFIFGNSTALLEHCHIHCKSEGFITAHKRNSCEEATGYVFLRCVITGNGGTPYAFLGRPWGPCGRVVFAFTYMDACIKHVGWNNWDKTENEGSASFNEYRCFGPGSCPEKRVTWARQLGCEEADHFLNHYYIDPDPQRPWLAQRMALRIPHSA